In the genome of Succinivibrio dextrinosolvens, the window CAAGATCACTAACATTACTGATGTTACCCCTATCCCTCATAACGGTTGTCGCCCACCTAAAAAGCGTCGCGTATAACCTGTCGAGTTCAATTTCTGGAGAAAGATAAATGGCAAAATATACAGGTCCAGCCCTGAAATTAAGCCGCCGTGAGGGTGTAGACTTATTCTTAAAGTCAGGCGTTCGCGCAATTGACACCAAGTGCAAGTTAGATACTGCACCTGGTCAGCATGGCGCAAACAAAGCACGTCTATCAGATTACGGCATGCAGTTACGTGAGAAGCAGAAGGTTCGTCGTATTTACGGCGTTCTAGAGCGTCAGTTCCGTAACTACTACAAGAAAGCTTCAAGAATGAATGGTAACACCGGTGAGAACCTGTTACAGCTTCTAGAGGCTCGTTTAGATAACGTTGTTTATCGTATGGGTTTTGGTTCAACTCGTATGGAAGCACGTCAGTTAGTAAGCCACAAGGCTATTACTGTAAACGATCAGATCGTAAACATTCCTTCTTACCAGGTTCAGCCTTCTGATGTTGTAGCTGTTCGCGAAAAGGCTAAGAAGCAGTTACGTATCAAGGCAGCTATCGATTTAAGCGGTCAGCGTGCTACAAAACCTACTTGGATCGATGTTGATCACGATCATATGAAGGGTACTTATAAGAGCAATCCTGAGCGTGCAGAGCTACCTTCTGATATCAAGGAAGCACTGATCGTCGAATTGTATTCTAAGTAATTTAGGCAACATTGCCAGCACCGCTTTAACAATGTGGGGTATCTCTAGTGTCTGTTGTTGAACTACTAAAGCCAAAGCCAGTTGATTATAATGAAATCAGTCCAAATCATGCACGTTTAGTGCTTGAGCCTTTGGAGCGTGGTTTCGGTTATACTCTTGGTGTAGCTTTAAGTGGAATTTTACTAAAGACCCTGTCTGGAACAGCGATTGATGCATTCCAGATGGCGGGCGTAAAGAATGTAAACAGCAAAAAGGATGATCTTGTTGAAAGTATTTTCGAAGTGGTTATGAATTTAAAATCACTTGCAATTACTTCAAAAGAGCCTCTTACTGAGCCTGTTTGGTTAACAATTGAGAGACGTGGCGAGGGAGAAGTTCATGCTTCTGACATCGTATGTCCTGAAAATTTATCATTTGTTGACCCTGAAGCCCGTATTTGCACTTTAAAAGGTGCCAAGGCTTCGTTGTCGATGAAACTTCGCATTACCTCAGGTTGTGGCTATGCTACAACCACCTCTGAGGACCATGTACCTGCCGAGTCAGAGGACGTTATTCTGATTGATGCTAACTACTGCCCAGTACGT includes:
- the rpsD gene encoding 30S ribosomal protein S4, with the translated sequence MAKYTGPALKLSRREGVDLFLKSGVRAIDTKCKLDTAPGQHGANKARLSDYGMQLREKQKVRRIYGVLERQFRNYYKKASRMNGNTGENLLQLLEARLDNVVYRMGFGSTRMEARQLVSHKAITVNDQIVNIPSYQVQPSDVVAVREKAKKQLRIKAAIDLSGQRATKPTWIDVDHDHMKGTYKSNPERAELPSDIKEALIVELYSK
- a CDS encoding DNA-directed RNA polymerase subunit alpha yields the protein MSVVELLKPKPVDYNEISPNHARLVLEPLERGFGYTLGVALSGILLKTLSGTAIDAFQMAGVKNVNSKKDDLVESIFEVVMNLKSLAITSKEPLTEPVWLTIERRGEGEVHASDIVCPENLSFVDPEARICTLKGAKASLSMKLRITSGCGYATTTSEDHVPAESEDVILIDANYCPVRRYVYEVESARVEQRTDLDRLVIDMETDGTIAPEVALMKASGLICDSMVNLVDKEEISERVVTPAAPPMPDPVLMQLVDDLELTVRSANCLKAEQIIYIGDLVQRTEVELLKTPNLGKKSLNEIKDVLAQRNLSLGMRVANWPPAGLRVPNK